In Leclercia pneumoniae, the genomic window GCCGGAGATCTCGTGCGGGTACAAATGATAAACCCGCTCCGGCTGGCGAATACGCACGACGTCGAGCATCTCCAGCACTTTGGTTTTGGCCTCCGCCTTGCGGCCGGGGTGGTGGGTAAGCCATGCCTCAGCGATTTGATCCCCCACGCAGACCACCGGATTGAGCGAATACTTTGGGTCCTGCATGATCATTGAGATGCGTTTGCCGCGGATCGCACGCATTTTCGCCTCGCTGACGGTGCGTAAATCCACATCGCCAAACTGCATTTTTGTCGCACTAATCCGCGCCTTTGCCGGGTGCAGACGCATCAGCGCGCGCCCAACGGTAGATTTTCCGGAGCCGGATTCGCCGACAATCGCCAGCTTCTCGCGCCCCAACTGGAAGGAGACGCCGCGCACCGCGTTGGTGACAGCGCGTCCGTTGATAAAATCGACGTGCAGATCGCGCACATCTAACAGCGGCGCATCAGGCGCTGCGAGGATCGAGGATGTCACGTAAGCCATCTCCTAAGAAGTTGAACGCCAGACTGTTGATTAAAATCGCCAGCCCCGGGATCGTTACTACCCACCAGCACTCCATCATGTAGGTCCGGCCGCTGGAGATCATCGCCCCCCACTCCGGCTCTGGCGGCTGTGCTCCCAGGCCAAGGAAACCGAGCCCGGCGGCGGTCAGAATGATGCCGGCCATGTTCATGGTGATACGGATAATCACCGACGGCAGGCACAGCGGCACAATGTGACGCCAGAGGACACGCACCGGGGAAGCGCCCTGTAAACGGACGGCGGAGATGAAATCGGCCTGCCGTAAAGAGAGCGTTTCAGCCCTGGCAAGGCGGGCAATCGGCGGCCAGGCGGTGATCGTAATCGCAATGACCACGTGCTCCAGCCCAGGCCCCAGCGCGGCAACAAACGCCAGCGCCAGAACCAGGCTCGGGAAGGAGATAAAGATGTCAGTCACCCGCATCAGTACCGCATCCACCTTGCCGCCAAAATAGCCGGCGGTCACGCCCAGCAGTAGCCCCAGCGGGCCGACCGTGACCGACACCAGCAACACGATATAGAGCGTGATTCGCGCGCCATACACCAGACGGCTAAAGATATCCCGGCCAAATTCATCGGTACCGAACCAGTGCTGGCCATTAGGGGCCACCAGGGCGTTATTGAGATCCTGCACCAGCGGGTTATACGGGGCGATCCAGGGGGCAAATATCGCCACAATCAGCAGCAGCAAGATAATCCCGCCGCCAATCGCGGTAAGGGGGTTGCGTGCCATCTGGCCAAGAAAGCCCACCATGCGTGAAAGTGAACGTTTGATACGCTGGCGGCTTTCAGATTGCCCCGCCCCCAGCGGCGTATCCAGAGAAACGGTCATGATTTCGTCCTCGGGTCAAAGAGTTGATACAGCATGTCGGAGAGCAGGTTGAGCATCACAAAGATTATCCCTACCAGCAGCACGCAGCCCATTACCGCATTCATATCCCCCAGCAGCAGGCTGCCAGTAAGATAGGAGCCAAAGCCAGGCCAGGAGAAGACGGTCTCAATCAGGACGGCCCCTTCCAGCAGCGAACCGTAGGCCAGCGCGACTACGGTTAACAACTGCACCAGGATATTACGAAACGCGTGGTTCCAGATAACCTGCCGCTCGGTTAACCCTTTTACGCGGGCGGTGATAATGAACTCCTGCGACAACTGCGCCAGCATAAAGCTACGGGTCATACGGCTGATGTAGGCCAGCGAATGAAAACCCAGCAGTGAGGCAGGTAGCACCAGGTGGTTAATGGCATTCCAGAATACGGCGCTGTTACCCGCCAGCAGGGCATCGACGGTCATGAGTCCGGTACGGCGCGGGACTAAACCGTCCAGCCCCAGATCCAGACGTCCGGCGCCCCCCACCCAGCCAAGCCAGGCGTAAAACAGCAGCAGCCCCATCATTCCGACCCAGAAAATGGGTGTGGAGTAACCCGCCAGGCTAATAATGCGCACCACGTAATCGGAAACACTGTTGCGCCGCGCGGCGGCCAGAACGCCCAGCGGAATACCCAGCCCTGCGCCGACAATGATCGCCATCGTCGCCAGCTCCAGCGTGGCCGGGAAGACGCGTAAAATATCGTCCAGCACCGGCTTACCGGTCAGCAGCGCATTCCCCAGGTTGCCGTGCAGCAAGTTGTTCAGGTAGATACCAAACTGCGTCAGCAGAGATTGATCAAAACCTAGCTGCTGATAAACCTGCTGATAGGTACTGTGGTCGGCATCCGGGCCCACAATCGCCAGTACCGGGTCAACCGGCATCACCCGACCAATAAAGAAGGTGAGCACCAGCAGGCCAAACAGCGTGATCAGCACCTGAGTCACCCGCTTTGAGAAGCGCCGGGTACGGGAGCCCGACGCGAGGATCGCCACACTCATTGTTCACCTCCGGTTTTATAGACTTCACGCAGGAAGGTGGTGGCCGACGGATGCGACTGGAAGTTTTTCACTTCGTTACGCACCACTACCGAATCCACCATCTGTGACAGCGGGATCAGCGCCGGTATCAGTTGGTCATAGCGCACCTGGATCTGCTGATAGTCGGCAATCTGTTTTTGCGGATCGCGCTCCAGCAGCGCCTTGTCGATCATCGCGTTGAGCGGCTTATCGTAGAAGCTGGTGCGCCAGCCCTGGAAGTTGGTCAGCCGCGCTTCGTCGCTGTTGTCGGGGTTATAGACCAGCGCGCGCAGGCTGGAGTGTGGATGAGGCTCTACGCCGCTCCCCCCACGCCCGACCAGCATGTCGAATTTGCGCTCGCGCATGGCCCCATAAATCTGGTTCCCGGTACCGGTAACGATTTTGGCGTTGATCCCCGCCTGCATCAGGGTGGACTGCACGGCGATGGCAATATTCAGGAAGGGCTGATCCGCCAGCACGCGCAGGGTGGTGTCGAATCCTTCCGGATACCCTGCCTCTGCCAGCAGTTTTTTAGCGCGCGGGATATCCAGCTTATAGCCGGGATCCGGCAGCGTGGAGGGCATCCCCGCCTTGATGGGCCGCTGATGCAGCACGCCGTAGCCCGGCATCAGCGCTTTGTTGATGCCCTGATAATCAATGAGGTAGCGCACCGCCTCGCGCACTTTCGGATTGGCGAAATGGGCCTCTTTCATGCTCATCGCTACGTAGTAAACCGTCCCTTTCTGCACGGCCTCTACCGTTAACTGCGGATCCTTACGCAACGCATTGATATCGGCCACCGCCATATTGTTGGCAATGTCGAGGTCGCCCTTTTCAATCATCAGACGCAGGGTTTGCGACTCCTGGAAATGGCGCAACACAATGCGATTCATTTTAGGCGCGTCTCGCCAGTAGTGCGGATTGCGCTGCATACGCAGCACATCTTTTGCCTGCCAGGTCTCCAGCATAAAGGGGCCAGAACCCGCTTCGTTCGTGGTGAGCCAGCGGTTACCCCAGTCGTTATTCACTTCATGCTGTTGCACGGTTTTGCTGTCGAGCACGCCGAGGTTGCCAAGCGCCCCGAGAGAGTAAATCACCAGCTGCGGGTCATTGGCTTTCGGCAGGACGATTTGCACGGTGTAGGCATCTGGCGCACTCACCTGCTGATCAATATTCTTCTTGCTAAAGCCGTAGGATTTCCACACCGAGGCCTGGGCCAGATTCAGGTGCAGCAGGCGACGCATCGACCAGACGACATCCTCGGCGGTAAGCGGGTTACCGGAATGAAAGGTGACGTTATCGCGCAAATGGAAGGTCAGGGTTTTGCCGTCCGGGGCAATATCCCAGGATTTCGCCAGGGCCGGTTTCACGTTGGTGAGTTGATTCGGATCCAGCTCCACCAGCGAATCATAGAGATTGACCACAATACCCACCACTTCGTTTCCGGTCATCGCCGCCGGATCGAGCGTCAGCAGGTTGTTCATATTCATGCCGATGATGAGCTGATCGGGCGGCGTTTTTGCGTACGCCGCCCCGCTCCCCATCATCAGCGAGAGCGCGAGCAAGCACGCGCCGGCTAAGGGAGATCGTTTCATGTATATATCGCCTGTAGGGTACGTTTTTATTTGTCAGTCGTGGCTGACGGTATTGGCTTCGATATATGCAAAATTAATGTCTTCGCCCAGTCCCGGACGGTTTGGCAGGCTGACCATGCCGTCGTCGTCCATCGGGTCGACCAGGCTGTTGAGGTACGCTGCGGGCTCCTCATAGTCGAGGAAGGGGTGCAATAAACCGCGCTCATACCAGCGGCAGTTTTTGATTGCCCCAATCACCGCCAGGCTTGCCGCCCCGTTGCCATGGACTTCGCAATCCATACCAAACGACTCGGCCAGGTGGGCCACCTTCAGGGTTGGCGTAATACCGCCCACGCCGTTTGACCCGGCGCGCAGAATGTCGCACGCCCCTGCCTTCACCCAGTCGGCACGGCTGTGATGTTTACCGCCCAGGCTCTCCGGCCCGATGATGGGGATAGAGAGGTTCTCTGCCAGCCAGACGTAGGAGGACATGCTCTCCTCTTCCATCGGCTCCTCAAACCAGGCGAAATTAAGCTTTTCCAGCTCTTTACCGATGTACAGCGCTTCGGCCCGGCTATACCAGTGGTAGCCGTCGATCATCAGATCGATATCCGGCCCTACCGCCTCACGCACGGCGGCGCAGGCTTTAACATCCATTTTGGGGTTCGGGGCGAAGGAGACCGGCGGCATCCAGGTGTGTAGCTTGATCGCTTTGTAACCGCGCGCCACCAGTTTTTCGGCAAAGCTGGCGTACTCCTCCGGGGTGGAGAGGCCACCCGGCAGGTCATCACCGCACATGGTGCTGCCGTAGGCCGGCACTTTATCGCGATAACCGCCCAGCAATTTCCACACCGGCATATTCAGTTTGCGTCCAATCAGATCCCACAGCGCCTGTTCAACGAAGCCCAGCGCACGCTCGCTAAGCTGATGGGCGCTGCCGCGCTGCCAGTGCGCCAGGTCCTGCCAGATGCGCTCGCGATTAAACGCATCCTGGCCGATCATCACCTTGCGAAAGAAGGTGTTGACCACAAAAGGGCGCACCACTTCCGGCGGTGCAAACGCGTACCCTTGGGTGCCATCGTCTGCGGTAATCGTCAGCATCGCCATTTTTGCCAGGCTCTCTGGCCCCGGGTGCGAATGCCCGGCGGTGTCAGAGACGCGGCGCGTGGGATACTGGAAGACGGTGACATTGACAGATTCGATTTTCATTTTCAGTCCTTAAAACTACAGAGGTTCAGAGCGACTTTGTATTTTGAAAAGCTGTTTCGAAAGTAACTTTAAGCGCAAAATTCGTCCGCTGCCTTAGACAAATTCCGCTAAGCATCGGCCATTTTTTGGGCATATGCACGGCAACGAGTGACAGTTTTCACAAAAGAAAGGTGAACTGTGATGTCGATCGGGAAGGATGTTTGAATGAAATGAAAAGCAGTTTCGAGCAACCCTCTTCCCGTCGGGAAGAGGGTCTGGAGAGGGGTATCAGGCGATGGTGACCTTGCTGTCCAGGTAGACATCCTGCACGGCGTTGATCAGCTTCACGCCGTCGGCCATCGATTTCTTAAAGGCTTTGCGGCCCAGAATCAGCCCCATACCGCCCGCACGCTTGTTGATAACCGCCGTACGTACCGCGTCGGCCAGGTCGGTCTCGCCGCCTGCAGCACCACCAGAGTTGATCAAGCCAGCGCGGCCCATATAGCAGTTCGCCAGTTGGTAACGGACCAGGTCAATCGGGTTATCGCTGGTCAGCTTGCTGTAGACCCGTTCGTCGGTATACCCGTAATTCACCGCCGTATAGCCACCGTTATTTTCGGCCATTTTCTGCTTCACGATATCCGCACCAATGGTCGCCGCCAGGTGGTTGGCCTGGCCGGTAAGGTCGGCAGATACGTGATAGTCGGTGCCCTCTTTTTTGAACGCATTGTTACGCAGATAGGCCCACAGGACGGTGACCATCCCCAGCTCGTGCGCACGTTCAAAGGCGCTTGAGATCTCTTCGATCTGGCGACGCGACTGTTCAGAGCCAAAGTAAATGGTCGCCCCTACCGCCACGGCCCCCATATTGAAGGCCTGTTCCACGCTGGCATACAACGTCTGGTCATATTCCGTAGGATAGCTCAGGGTTTCGTTGTGGTTGAGTTTCACAAGGAAAGGAATGCGGTGCGCATAGCGGCGCGAGACGGAGGCCAGCACGCCATAGGTGGAGGCCACGCAGTTACAGCCCGCTTCGATCGCCAGTTCCACAATATTCTTCGGATCGAAATAGAGTGGATTAGCGGCAAACGACGCCCCGGCAGAGTGTTCCACCCCCTGGTCTACCGGCAGGATAGAGAGATATCCGGTGCCACCAAGACGCCCGGTGTTATACAGCGTCTGCATATTGCGCAACACCGCAGGCGGGCGGTTGTTATCGATCATCACGCGATCGACGTAGTCGTGGCCAGGCAGGTAGAGGTTGTCGGCTGGAATGGTCATACAACGGTGCTGTAACAGGCTATCGGCATCTTTGCCAAGCAGCTGCGTAATATCAGTCATAACTTTGCTCCCCTATGTGCCGACGTCATGTCGGCGCGTGTCTTCCGGACCCATGTTTTTATGGGCAGGGTAAGCCTGGTCCCGACTGAACATCTTTGCCACTTTTAAGACCGATTTTCAGGACAATCTGCTGGCACGATTCGGGTACGGCAGCGTGACACGCCGCCGTTATGCACTCTCGCCCTACCACCAGGCGTGGAAATGGTGGACCGGGCCGATGCCTTGCCCGACTTCCAGGGTATCTGCCTGGGCCAGGGCGCGGGAAAGCCAGTGCTTAGCCTCCTGTACAGTGCTGGCCCAGTTCTCATGGCGGGGCCGCAAGGCCGCCAGCGCAGCCGAAAGAGTACAGCCGGTCCCGTGCGTGTTTTTGGTGTGTACCCGCGGGGCGGTGAAACGCAGTTCGCCGTCGCGCGTGAATAACCAGTCGGGACTTTCTGCATCATCCAGATGACCGCCCTTCATTAACACGGCCTCGCAGCCCAACGCCCGTAGCGCTCTGCCCTGCTCTTTCATCTCTTGCTCGCTGCGCGCATGGGGAGCATCGAGCAACGCCGCAGCCTCCGGCAGGTTCGGCGTAATAAGCGCGACCTGCGGCAACAATTTGTTACGCAGGGTCGCAACCGCCGAGGGAGAGAGCAGCGGATCGCCGCTTTTCGCCAGCATTACCGTATCCAGCACCACGCTCTTGACCTGATGTCGCCGGAGTTGTTCCGCCACCGCTTCCACAATATCCGTCTCTGCCAGCATGCCGATTTTAGTGGTGTCGATGCGAACATCACTGAAGACCGACTCCAGCTGCGCCGCCACAAAATCGGGTTCGATGCGGTAGACCGACTGCACCCCACGGGTGTTTTGCGCCACCAGCGCGGTAATGACCGAGCAGCCGTAAGCTCCCAGCGCCGAAAAGGTTTTCAGATCGGCCTGGATACCCGCTCCACCGCTGGGATCGGTGCCGGCGATAGTCAGTGCATTAATCCGTTTCATGCCGCCCCCTCCAGGTGCCAGATGGCATCAAGGAACGCAGTGGCGAAGCTGCCGGGCCCCTGGCTTGCCTGAGCGGCTTCGCTTCCGGCACGTTTCATCAGGCCGCAGGCCGCGGCAACGTTATCAAGCCGATCGCCAGGCAGGGCACAGCTGGCCGCCACCACCGCAGAGAGCGCGCAGCCTGTCCCCACTACGCGGGTCATTAACGGATCGCCGCCGGTGACCTCCTTCGTGCGTTGGCCATCGGTGATGTAATCCACCTCTCCGGTCACGGCCACGATGGCGTGCATCTGCCGCGCCAGCGCCTGTGCCGCAGGCAGCGCGCTGCTGGCGGTATCGGTGGTATCGACCCCGCGTCCACCGGCGCTTATGCCGGCGAGGGCCATAATCTCAGAGGCATTGCCGCGAATGGCGGCGGGTTTGAGCGCCAGCAGTTGCTGGCAAAATTGCGTGCGAAACGCCAGTGCGCCTACGGCTACGGGATCTAAGGTCCAGGGCTTACCCGCTGCCCGCGCACTCTCGACGGCCAAACGCATCGCCTGAGCACGGGGCACCGTCAGGGTGCCGACATTGATCAGCAGCGCATCGGCAATCGCAGCGAACTGCTGGGCTTCTTCGGCCTCAATCACCATCGCGGGCGAAGCGCCAAACGCGAGCAGTACGTTGGCGGTGAAGGTTTGCACCACATCGTTCGTCATACAATGGGTCAGCGGTGCGCGGTCGCGGAAGTGGTTAATAAGAAGGTGTTCGGGCAGGTCAGGCTGCATGTTATCGCTCCTGCCTTGCGTGAAGAAGCGATAGCCGTGAAGGGCATCTGACTTCCCTACGCTGGCATTATCCAGATCAGGTGGTACGGGTATTTCTCAGCCTTCACAAAGAAGGGCACCCCGAGTCATTTAAATCATTACGTTGCAATTACTGTGCGTAAATCGCTATTCAGAATACTGCCTCTGCGGCGCTGAAATCTACTGATTTAACGTTTTCGCCTATTTCCGTTGCGCTTAACTGATTTTGTAAAGGTTCGGTAAAACCGTCAATTTGCACCTCATCAGACCACCCGACAACCCCAGGTACCATGCGGGTTTCGCGTACCTTTCTTCTATTTATGTATCCAGTAATAAAACGTTAAACAATTAACCATTGAGCCCCACGAAAAAAGGCTCTATATTGGCCGCGATTTTTGCCACGTTTCTCATTTTTCTTAACTAATGATTCAATCGGGGCCGCCTGACGTGCCGCGGTTGTAGGAGTGATATGATGACGGATAAAGTCCGTATTGATACTTTGAATGCCTCTACTTTCAATAAATCCAACGAGACCTACCTGGCCCGTCAGGCCGAAATGGA contains:
- a CDS encoding mandelate racemase family protein, which encodes MKIESVNVTVFQYPTRRVSDTAGHSHPGPESLAKMAMLTITADDGTQGYAFAPPEVVRPFVVNTFFRKVMIGQDAFNRERIWQDLAHWQRGSAHQLSERALGFVEQALWDLIGRKLNMPVWKLLGGYRDKVPAYGSTMCGDDLPGGLSTPEEYASFAEKLVARGYKAIKLHTWMPPVSFAPNPKMDVKACAAVREAVGPDIDLMIDGYHWYSRAEALYIGKELEKLNFAWFEEPMEEESMSSYVWLAENLSIPIIGPESLGGKHHSRADWVKAGACDILRAGSNGVGGITPTLKVAHLAESFGMDCEVHGNGAASLAVIGAIKNCRWYERGLLHPFLDYEEPAAYLNSLVDPMDDDGMVSLPNRPGLGEDINFAYIEANTVSHD
- a CDS encoding ABC transporter substrate-binding protein, which codes for MKRSPLAGACLLALSLMMGSGAAYAKTPPDQLIIGMNMNNLLTLDPAAMTGNEVVGIVVNLYDSLVELDPNQLTNVKPALAKSWDIAPDGKTLTFHLRDNVTFHSGNPLTAEDVVWSMRRLLHLNLAQASVWKSYGFSKKNIDQQVSAPDAYTVQIVLPKANDPQLVIYSLGALGNLGVLDSKTVQQHEVNNDWGNRWLTTNEAGSGPFMLETWQAKDVLRMQRNPHYWRDAPKMNRIVLRHFQESQTLRLMIEKGDLDIANNMAVADINALRKDPQLTVEAVQKGTVYYVAMSMKEAHFANPKVREAVRYLIDYQGINKALMPGYGVLHQRPIKAGMPSTLPDPGYKLDIPRAKKLLAEAGYPEGFDTTLRVLADQPFLNIAIAVQSTLMQAGINAKIVTGTGNQIYGAMRERKFDMLVGRGGSGVEPHPHSSLRALVYNPDNSDEARLTNFQGWRTSFYDKPLNAMIDKALLERDPQKQIADYQQIQVRYDQLIPALIPLSQMVDSVVVRNEVKNFQSHPSATTFLREVYKTGGEQ
- the thiM gene encoding hydroxyethylthiazole kinase; translation: MQPDLPEHLLINHFRDRAPLTHCMTNDVVQTFTANVLLAFGASPAMVIEAEEAQQFAAIADALLINVGTLTVPRAQAMRLAVESARAAGKPWTLDPVAVGALAFRTQFCQQLLALKPAAIRGNASEIMALAGISAGGRGVDTTDTASSALPAAQALARQMHAIVAVTGEVDYITDGQRTKEVTGGDPLMTRVVGTGCALSAVVAASCALPGDRLDNVAAACGLMKRAGSEAAQASQGPGSFATAFLDAIWHLEGAA
- a CDS encoding ABC transporter permease, which codes for MTVSLDTPLGAGQSESRQRIKRSLSRMVGFLGQMARNPLTAIGGGIILLLLIVAIFAPWIAPYNPLVQDLNNALVAPNGQHWFGTDEFGRDIFSRLVYGARITLYIVLLVSVTVGPLGLLLGVTAGYFGGKVDAVLMRVTDIFISFPSLVLALAFVAALGPGLEHVVIAITITAWPPIARLARAETLSLRQADFISAVRLQGASPVRVLWRHIVPLCLPSVIIRITMNMAGIILTAAGLGFLGLGAQPPEPEWGAMISSGRTYMMECWWVVTIPGLAILINSLAFNFLGDGLRDILDPRSA
- a CDS encoding ABC transporter ATP-binding protein, whose amino-acid sequence is MTSSILAAPDAPLLDVRDLHVDFINGRAVTNAVRGVSFQLGREKLAIVGESGSGKSTVGRALMRLHPAKARISATKMQFGDVDLRTVSEAKMRAIRGKRISMIMQDPKYSLNPVVCVGDQIAEAWLTHHPGRKAEAKTKVLEMLDVVRIRQPERVYHLYPHEISGGQGQRIMIAMMLITDPELVIADEPTSALDVSVRLQVLGLLDDLVQSRGLGLIFISHDINLVRSFCDRVLVMYAGRVVESIAASELHNAQHPYTQGLIDALPEINHRRPVLPVLQRQASWLSE
- a CDS encoding ABC transporter permease, with the translated sequence MSVAILASGSRTRRFSKRVTQVLITLFGLLVLTFFIGRVMPVDPVLAIVGPDADHSTYQQVYQQLGFDQSLLTQFGIYLNNLLHGNLGNALLTGKPVLDDILRVFPATLELATMAIIVGAGLGIPLGVLAAARRNSVSDYVVRIISLAGYSTPIFWVGMMGLLLFYAWLGWVGGAGRLDLGLDGLVPRRTGLMTVDALLAGNSAVFWNAINHLVLPASLLGFHSLAYISRMTRSFMLAQLSQEFIITARVKGLTERQVIWNHAFRNILVQLLTVVALAYGSLLEGAVLIETVFSWPGFGSYLTGSLLLGDMNAVMGCVLLVGIIFVMLNLLSDMLYQLFDPRTKS
- the thiD gene encoding bifunctional hydroxymethylpyrimidine kinase/phosphomethylpyrimidine kinase, producing MKRINALTIAGTDPSGGAGIQADLKTFSALGAYGCSVITALVAQNTRGVQSVYRIEPDFVAAQLESVFSDVRIDTTKIGMLAETDIVEAVAEQLRRHQVKSVVLDTVMLAKSGDPLLSPSAVATLRNKLLPQVALITPNLPEAAALLDAPHARSEQEMKEQGRALRALGCEAVLMKGGHLDDAESPDWLFTRDGELRFTAPRVHTKNTHGTGCTLSAALAALRPRHENWASTVQEAKHWLSRALAQADTLEVGQGIGPVHHFHAWW
- the fbaB gene encoding class I fructose-bisphosphate aldolase, with product MTDITQLLGKDADSLLQHRCMTIPADNLYLPGHDYVDRVMIDNNRPPAVLRNMQTLYNTGRLGGTGYLSILPVDQGVEHSAGASFAANPLYFDPKNIVELAIEAGCNCVASTYGVLASVSRRYAHRIPFLVKLNHNETLSYPTEYDQTLYASVEQAFNMGAVAVGATIYFGSEQSRRQIEEISSAFERAHELGMVTVLWAYLRNNAFKKEGTDYHVSADLTGQANHLAATIGADIVKQKMAENNGGYTAVNYGYTDERVYSKLTSDNPIDLVRYQLANCYMGRAGLINSGGAAGGETDLADAVRTAVINKRAGGMGLILGRKAFKKSMADGVKLINAVQDVYLDSKVTIA